One stretch of Candidatus Bathyarchaeia archaeon DNA includes these proteins:
- a CDS encoding copper-translocating P-type ATPase, with the protein MYSETNHASPNHGMHSNHSGMKHEMKHHASGGMMYAGHVGMFKKRFFICLALTIPVLALSQAIQTWFNYTLSLPYQPYILLSLAVVIYVYGGWPFLKGLTQELRRHQPGMMTLIGTAISVAFFYSATTVFFPVGNDFFWELATLIDVMLLGHWIEARSVMGASKALEELVKIIPTTAHLIQTGAVKDVPVSELQSGDVVLVRPGEKIPSDAVVLEGDSFVNEALLTGESKPVHKGRDDKVIGGALNGDGALKARIEKTGEETYLAQVVKLVRQAQESRSRTQDLANRAAALLFYVAIGVGAVTYTVWALLGNLEFALTRAVTVLVIACPHALGLAIPLVVALSTSITAKSGILIRNRRAFEMVRRVDAVVFDKTGTLTTGEFGVTDVVSFIPENELVSLTASVEQNSEHILAKAITQYANNKHLQTSEVVAFKALPGKGAAAKVGVKEVYVGSSQLVAELGINLTDQKMDALHKGGKTVVFTVVEGKLAGAFVLSDQIRKEAQKAVSELKNRGIRVFMMTGDSQQVAADVSQKLAIDDFFAQVSPSQKAEKIKLLKEKGLRVAMVGDGVNDAPALVTADVGIAIGAGTDVAVESADIILVKNDPQDVAKVAVLSQKTYSKMVQNLWWAAGYNIVALPLAAGVLAGFGVVIDPAVGAILMSLSTVIVAVNSQTLRRYDPTKNPA; encoded by the coding sequence ATGTATTCAGAGACTAACCACGCATCACCCAACCACGGCATGCACTCTAACCATTCTGGCATGAAGCATGAAATGAAGCATCATGCTTCAGGTGGTATGATGTATGCTGGGCATGTTGGCATGTTCAAAAAACGCTTCTTCATCTGCCTAGCCCTAACCATTCCCGTTTTAGCCCTCTCCCAAGCAATACAGACATGGTTTAACTATACTCTGTCCTTGCCCTATCAACCCTACATCCTGCTGTCTTTGGCAGTAGTCATTTACGTTTACGGAGGGTGGCCATTCCTGAAAGGTTTAACCCAAGAACTCCGCCGCCATCAGCCCGGCATGATGACCCTCATCGGCACCGCCATCTCCGTAGCTTTCTTCTACTCCGCCACAACCGTCTTTTTCCCCGTAGGCAACGACTTTTTCTGGGAACTCGCAACACTCATCGACGTTATGCTTCTGGGACACTGGATTGAAGCCCGAAGCGTCATGGGCGCCTCAAAAGCACTGGAAGAACTCGTGAAAATAATCCCCACGACCGCGCATCTAATTCAAACCGGCGCGGTCAAAGATGTTCCGGTTTCAGAATTGCAATCTGGCGATGTGGTTTTGGTTCGTCCAGGCGAAAAAATTCCCTCCGACGCCGTGGTGCTTGAAGGGGACTCATTCGTTAATGAGGCGCTTTTAACGGGAGAATCCAAACCTGTACACAAAGGGCGAGACGACAAAGTCATTGGCGGCGCCTTGAACGGTGACGGTGCCCTAAAAGCTCGAATTGAGAAAACAGGCGAAGAAACCTATCTGGCGCAGGTTGTCAAACTTGTTAGGCAAGCTCAAGAAAGCCGTTCCCGAACACAGGATTTAGCTAACCGCGCCGCGGCGCTGCTCTTCTATGTCGCCATTGGGGTAGGTGCAGTGACCTATACGGTTTGGGCGTTGCTTGGCAACCTCGAGTTTGCCCTAACCCGCGCCGTCACAGTCTTAGTGATTGCATGCCCCCATGCACTTGGCTTAGCAATTCCGCTGGTGGTTGCGCTTTCCACCTCGATAACTGCCAAAAGCGGCATTCTCATACGCAACCGACGCGCCTTTGAAATGGTCCGACGCGTAGACGCGGTCGTTTTTGACAAGACAGGAACCCTAACCACAGGCGAATTCGGAGTAACTGATGTGGTCTCCTTTATTCCCGAAAACGAGTTGGTGTCCTTGACGGCTTCTGTGGAGCAAAACTCCGAGCACATCCTCGCCAAAGCCATCACACAATACGCCAACAACAAACACCTCCAAACCTCTGAAGTTGTCGCCTTCAAAGCTCTTCCCGGCAAAGGAGCAGCAGCAAAAGTGGGCGTCAAAGAAGTTTACGTGGGTAGCTCTCAACTGGTAGCGGAACTGGGAATCAATTTGACCGACCAAAAAATGGATGCATTGCATAAGGGGGGCAAAACCGTAGTTTTTACCGTGGTCGAAGGAAAACTTGCAGGCGCTTTCGTGCTGTCAGACCAAATCCGCAAAGAAGCCCAAAAAGCAGTTTCGGAACTCAAAAACAGAGGTATCCGCGTTTTCATGATGACAGGCGATTCCCAGCAAGTTGCCGCAGACGTCTCCCAAAAACTAGCAATTGACGACTTTTTTGCCCAGGTCTCCCCCAGCCAAAAAGCCGAGAAAATAAAACTGCTCAAAGAGAAAGGGTTAAGAGTAGCCATGGTTGGGGATGGCGTGAACGATGCCCCCGCGCTGGTTACAGCTGACGTTGGCATTGCTATCGGGGCAGGCACCGACGTTGCAGTTGAAAGCGCCGACATTATCCTTGTAAAAAATGACCCCCAAGACGTCGCAAAAGTTGCCGTGCTCTCTCAGAAGACCTATTCCAAGATGGTTCAGAATCTTTGGTGGGCTGCAGGATACAACATTGTTGCCCTTCCACTTGCCGCAGGCGTTTTGGCTGGGTTTGGAGTGGTTATTGACCCAGCGGTCGGCGCGATTTTGATGTCGCTAAGCACCGTTATAGTCGCTGTCAACAGCCAAACACTGCGCCGCTATGACCCAACAAAAAACCCCGCTTAA
- a CDS encoding ABC transporter substrate-binding protein yields MIYVGLDDTDILGSRGTGRLARDVAADLSRSFPVFGVTRHQLLVHPDIPFTSHNSCAVIHVEASQTAADEVFEVAKAGVLKDFIVGSDPGLAVAEGLVSPAVVAFGQDAKTMVVSQERALQVAKSCGVRLEGLGGTCGGVIGALAGVGLASLGCDGRFLLRGKNRELQGTRSVAEILAAGIDEVVTLQGSLLKDGDGQVRVSKNATPSFIRGKAVLFVEWHDGVFEALKRA; encoded by the coding sequence ATGATTTACGTTGGTTTGGACGACACGGACATTTTGGGTTCTCGAGGCACTGGACGGTTAGCCAGAGACGTTGCTGCAGACCTTTCCCGCAGCTTCCCCGTTTTTGGGGTGACGCGGCATCAACTGCTGGTGCACCCCGACATCCCATTCACGTCCCATAACAGCTGCGCCGTAATCCACGTAGAAGCATCCCAAACAGCGGCGGATGAGGTTTTTGAGGTTGCCAAAGCAGGGGTGCTTAAAGATTTTATTGTGGGCAGTGACCCTGGTTTGGCTGTAGCGGAGGGGTTGGTTTCGCCTGCTGTTGTGGCTTTTGGGCAAGACGCCAAAACCATGGTTGTTTCGCAGGAGCGTGCGTTGCAGGTTGCAAAAAGCTGCGGCGTACGGTTGGAGGGGTTAGGCGGCACCTGCGGCGGCGTAATTGGCGCTTTGGCAGGGGTTGGGTTGGCTTCGCTGGGTTGTGATGGGCGTTTTCTTTTGCGGGGCAAAAACCGTGAACTGCAGGGTACCCGTTCAGTTGCAGAGATTCTTGCGGCGGGCATCGACGAGGTTGTGACGTTACAGGGCAGCCTTCTCAAGGACGGGGATGGGCAAGTGCGTGTTTCCAAGAATGCAACACCCTCGTTTATCCGCGGTAAAGCAGTGTTGTTTGTTGAGTGGCATGATGGCGTGTTCGAGGCATTGAAGAGGGCTTAG
- a CDS encoding DUF4255 domain-containing protein: MEDAFTSKIDIALTQLIWNSLKNDAQTQAIITSEKQISIGSPKTCEGDNSKKLSVFLCSITEDPTGKARPPTVGPSGQSCVQQFLSLRYLVTPCTGKAETDHLLLAKVIQTFAQSPVIVDQVNPDSKVTMQLEPLSLADLSNLWAALGTPLKPCACYSVSPIAIKCSNEVITRVATPNNSSATAVDYDRVLELYKAVSKTFTEQSEGWKKRNLLQKQWVYQDFKKNTEMSVEEMTTAINSLGDKLELHLATSQFIKPLNLLAVFYEHQLEQIKELKKISKKQEENVEMISVWIAEVKALVEALSS, translated from the coding sequence TTGGAAGACGCATTTACATCAAAAATAGACATAGCTTTGACGCAGCTAATATGGAACAGTTTAAAAAATGATGCCCAAACGCAGGCAATCATAACCAGCGAAAAACAGATATCAATAGGTTCTCCCAAAACCTGCGAAGGCGACAATTCTAAGAAACTATCCGTTTTCCTCTGCAGCATCACTGAAGACCCAACAGGCAAAGCCAGACCCCCAACAGTCGGTCCCTCAGGGCAGTCGTGTGTGCAACAATTTTTAAGCCTTCGATACCTCGTAACACCTTGCACGGGAAAAGCCGAAACAGACCACCTATTACTTGCAAAAGTAATCCAGACATTTGCCCAGTCACCAGTCATTGTTGACCAAGTCAACCCTGATTCTAAGGTTACGATGCAGTTGGAGCCGCTTTCCTTGGCGGACTTGAGCAACCTTTGGGCAGCTCTGGGCACCCCACTTAAGCCATGCGCTTGCTACTCTGTTTCGCCCATAGCCATAAAATGCAGCAATGAAGTAATCACCAGAGTTGCAACACCGAACAACTCATCGGCTACAGCAGTAGACTACGACCGCGTCCTTGAGTTATACAAGGCGGTTTCAAAAACGTTCACGGAACAATCAGAGGGCTGGAAGAAACGGAACCTGTTACAAAAGCAATGGGTCTACCAAGACTTCAAAAAAAACACCGAAATGTCTGTGGAAGAAATGACAACAGCGATTAACAGTTTAGGCGACAAACTGGAACTTCACTTAGCCACCTCGCAGTTCATCAAACCCCTGAACCTGTTGGCTGTATTCTATGAGCATCAACTCGAGCAGATCAAGGAGCTTAAGAAAATCTCCAAAAAACAAGAAGAAAACGTTGAGATGATTTCGGTGTGGATAGCAGAGGTCAAAGCGCTGGTCGAGGCATTGAGCAGTTAA
- a CDS encoding cation:proton antiporter gives MPYTIITDVLIVLAAALFVGELFERICLPSVVGEILAGMLIGPSVLGLVTTNDAIQAVSSIALFFIIFHIGFEMRTHMVRGKFLGASLLSITSFLVPLVFMVLAATVFFPFGTTADFIVALAIAVPSISIISVLVLEYNLLRTVTGQIILSSVTISDVLAFVILAGVVRPLRSTLTIILEILIFAGAFISLDYALNRRPEAVRQLLMRASKLFKRQDFSFVFLIIVALSVSVIFQNIGLSYILGSFFAALIVHDGLIGRKAYDRLAQTLSTMNRIFFIPLFFGFAGIEVVLGSIGYFDYVGLAVLVAIALGVGVSLTYYASKKFLLPKMDIVPKQVGGILGGRGAIGIVIATVALSEGTINEAGFSLVILATLIMSLAIPFLTGKIIHEKPPCELQ, from the coding sequence TTGCCATACACCATCATAACTGATGTCCTGATTGTTCTGGCGGCCGCCCTTTTTGTTGGAGAACTGTTCGAACGCATATGCCTTCCCTCCGTGGTAGGCGAAATCTTGGCAGGCATGCTAATTGGTCCCTCCGTGCTGGGGTTGGTGACCACCAACGACGCCATACAAGCCGTCTCCTCCATCGCCTTGTTCTTCATCATCTTCCACATAGGCTTTGAAATGAGAACTCACATGGTTCGGGGCAAATTCCTTGGTGCCTCGCTGCTGTCGATAACGAGTTTTTTGGTGCCGCTCGTATTCATGGTTTTAGCCGCGACGGTTTTCTTTCCTTTCGGCACTACAGCAGACTTTATTGTTGCATTGGCAATTGCTGTGCCTTCAATTTCGATAATTTCGGTTCTTGTTTTGGAGTACAATCTGCTTCGAACTGTTACCGGACAAATTATTCTTTCGTCAGTTACGATTTCCGACGTGCTGGCTTTTGTAATTCTTGCAGGTGTGGTTCGCCCGCTTAGGAGCACCCTGACGATAATTTTGGAGATTTTGATTTTTGCAGGCGCATTCATATCCTTAGATTACGCCTTAAACCGAAGACCAGAAGCAGTCAGACAGCTCCTGATGCGTGCATCAAAACTTTTCAAACGGCAAGATTTCTCGTTTGTTTTCCTAATCATTGTAGCGCTTTCCGTGTCGGTCATATTCCAGAATATAGGCTTAAGCTACATTTTGGGTTCTTTTTTTGCGGCGTTAATTGTCCACGACGGCTTGATAGGACGAAAAGCCTACGACCGGTTAGCCCAAACATTATCCACCATGAATAGAATCTTTTTCATACCACTCTTTTTCGGGTTCGCAGGCATAGAGGTCGTGCTTGGAAGTATAGGTTACTTTGACTATGTGGGTTTAGCCGTCCTTGTGGCCATTGCGTTGGGTGTGGGTGTTTCTTTAACTTATTATGCGTCGAAAAAGTTCCTTCTGCCAAAAATGGACATAGTTCCCAAGCAGGTAGGTGGAATTTTGGGGGGAAGAGGCGCCATCGGAATTGTAATTGCCACAGTTGCCTTGAGCGAAGGCACAATTAACGAGGCAGGCTTCTCACTGGTCATACTGGCAACGCTGATTATGTCGTTGGCGATTCCGTTTCTGACAGGAAAGATAATACATGAAAAACCCCCATGTGAACTTCAATGA
- a CDS encoding winged helix-turn-helix domain-containing protein, with protein MSTAFASLPKILKDKTRQKIILLLKEKNNLTYTELMTELKITSTGKLNYHLKTLADLLYKKDDGAYALTEKGILVSKLLTDFPEENRQQLGIKPKWWKKFWIGAAVFVTISTIIVSIEYFLGNLNFTGVYQGIISILSGVGLAYMIQHITREILSKKTRVLLNEIMYVSLGVWLGLCVSFFGVLLISILSLHFGGPSIAKMVNTSFETITLLAVPAIIGGIAGYRFGKKRDFKRPEPKYTI; from the coding sequence ATGAGTACCGCATTTGCTTCATTGCCCAAGATCCTCAAAGATAAAACCCGACAAAAGATTATTCTACTGCTGAAAGAAAAAAATAACCTAACATACACTGAGTTGATGACTGAACTAAAAATTACAAGCACGGGAAAGCTAAATTACCACTTAAAGACGCTTGCCGACCTTCTGTATAAAAAGGACGATGGAGCATACGCACTCACCGAGAAAGGAATACTGGTTTCAAAACTATTAACAGATTTTCCTGAGGAGAATCGGCAACAATTAGGAATAAAACCAAAATGGTGGAAAAAATTCTGGATCGGCGCAGCAGTTTTTGTTACAATCAGCACAATTATTGTGTCAATCGAATATTTTTTAGGTAATTTAAATTTCACTGGCGTATACCAAGGAATAATTTCAATCCTCAGCGGTGTCGGCTTAGCATATATGATTCAGCATATCACAAGAGAGATCCTTTCAAAGAAAACTCGGGTACTTCTTAACGAAATCATGTACGTGTCTTTAGGCGTTTGGTTAGGCTTATGTGTCAGTTTCTTTGGCGTCCTCTTAATTAGCATACTTTCGTTACACTTTGGCGGTCCATCAATAGCAAAAATGGTTAATACCTCATTTGAAACAATCACTCTTCTTGCAGTTCCAGCAATAATCGGTGGCATAGCAGGATATCGTTTTGGAAAAAAGAGAGACTTTAAGCGCCCTGAACCAAAATATACTATTTAA
- a CDS encoding DUF6114 domain-containing protein, whose amino-acid sequence MVIKTVSMSQPESYLDAAYILSIVGGVFIMLGGILIGLISTVLTFTASSLGAVVGLFGIILGVTIVLVALGLRFKPSQHSKWGAIIIILSSLSWIGSIGGFFIGFLLSLIGGIIAIVWHPTTTPAYNATVPEASPPAQFCPNCGHHLPANVVCCLNCGKQIQQKFVFSPPN is encoded by the coding sequence GTGGTTATCAAAACCGTAAGCATGTCCCAACCCGAGTCATATCTTGACGCAGCGTACATCTTGTCCATTGTCGGCGGAGTATTCATCATGCTTGGAGGCATACTTATCGGCCTAATTAGCACAGTCTTGACCTTTACCGCAAGCAGCTTAGGCGCCGTTGTGGGGCTTTTTGGCATTATCTTGGGCGTAACCATCGTTCTCGTAGCCTTGGGTCTACGCTTTAAGCCTTCACAACACTCAAAATGGGGCGCAATCATCATTATCCTTTCATCACTCAGCTGGATAGGCAGCATAGGCGGCTTCTTTATCGGTTTTTTACTTTCCCTTATCGGAGGTATAATCGCAATCGTTTGGCATCCAACAACAACCCCCGCCTATAACGCAACTGTCCCCGAGGCTTCTCCCCCAGCGCAATTTTGCCCTAACTGCGGACACCACCTTCCCGCTAACGTGGTCTGCTGCCTCAACTGCGGCAAACAAATCCAGCAAAAATTTGTCTTCTCCCCTCCAAACTGA
- a CDS encoding ThiF family adenylyltransferase, protein MSGQPAKPTATATEKFAKDFYSRQVALRELGQTGQDKLAAAKVAVVGVGGLGTVSSLYLALAGVGYLRLIDMDVVETKNLHRQILYTPEDVNYPKAEMAAKRLQQLNPLIKVEAFPENVNTGNVERLLSGVDLVVDGLDNMATRFLVNRVCVKKNIPYVFGAAIGMEGNLSVFVPSETPCLECVMPNLSDNDLLKCNTRGVIGATPGIIGAMQAFEAIKVLAGVGTPLKGKLMICDFTDMYFTTIDIVKRAKCPACQGTLPRALKMKLVWLCGQDTANINPEAPLNLDLVQVSEQVQQRGLPVRVKSSLALMFEYKGMEVSVFRDGRMLVKNVPNEQAALAVHRELLQILKLS, encoded by the coding sequence ATGAGTGGGCAGCCCGCAAAACCAACCGCCACCGCGACCGAGAAGTTTGCCAAAGATTTCTACAGTCGCCAAGTTGCACTTCGAGAACTCGGACAAACTGGGCAAGATAAATTGGCTGCGGCCAAAGTTGCCGTGGTTGGCGTTGGCGGCTTAGGCACTGTTTCCTCGCTTTACCTTGCGTTAGCAGGCGTGGGTTACCTTCGCCTCATCGACATGGATGTGGTGGAAACCAAGAACCTGCACCGCCAAATCCTCTACACCCCCGAGGACGTGAATTATCCTAAAGCGGAAATGGCGGCAAAGCGGCTGCAGCAGCTCAATCCTCTCATAAAAGTTGAAGCCTTCCCCGAAAACGTAAACACAGGCAACGTTGAACGTTTATTGTCGGGTGTGGACCTTGTTGTGGACGGGTTAGATAACATGGCAACCCGTTTCCTCGTTAACCGTGTCTGCGTAAAAAAGAACATTCCCTACGTGTTTGGCGCCGCCATAGGCATGGAAGGCAATCTCTCCGTTTTTGTTCCCTCCGAAACCCCTTGCCTTGAATGCGTAATGCCTAACCTCTCCGACAACGACCTGCTCAAATGCAACACCCGAGGCGTCATAGGTGCAACGCCCGGCATAATCGGCGCCATGCAGGCGTTTGAAGCCATCAAAGTCCTCGCAGGCGTAGGCACACCGTTGAAGGGTAAGTTGATGATTTGCGACTTCACCGACATGTACTTCACCACCATCGACATTGTTAAACGCGCCAAATGCCCCGCATGCCAAGGCACCCTGCCTAGAGCGTTGAAGATGAAGCTGGTTTGGCTTTGTGGGCAAGACACCGCCAACATCAACCCTGAAGCCCCTTTGAACTTGGACCTTGTGCAAGTCAGCGAGCAGGTTCAGCAGCGAGGTCTTCCTGTCAGGGTGAAGTCCAGTTTGGCTTTGATGTTTGAATACAAAGGCATGGAAGTGAGCGTGTTTCGTGATGGACGTATGCTTGTCAAGAATGTGCCTAACGAGCAAGCGGCTTTAGCAGTTCACCGCGAACTTCTGCAGATATTGAAGTTGAGTTAG
- a CDS encoding proteasome subunit beta has translation MYRYEPYEPQTHFQMQASDQQIPISGATTIGVVCQDGVILASEKRVTYGNFIMSSSGKKVFKITDNIGIACAGLISDMQFFARQVAADSAIYGLDVGREISVRAASKLMSNTLFDKHATPLLTQTIVAGVDDEGPSLYVLDPIGSVLPDDYAVVGSGTEIAIAVIEEGYHKDIKLAEAKALLTRAIKSAVSRDAMSGNGVDFMIVTKTGMTEETTPF, from the coding sequence ATGTACCGATATGAACCATACGAACCACAAACACATTTTCAGATGCAAGCTTCAGACCAGCAAATACCAATTTCTGGCGCCACAACAATCGGTGTAGTATGCCAAGACGGTGTCATCTTAGCCTCTGAAAAACGCGTTACCTACGGCAACTTTATCATGAGTAGCAGCGGCAAAAAAGTCTTCAAAATAACAGACAACATAGGCATAGCTTGCGCTGGATTGATTTCAGATATGCAATTCTTCGCTCGTCAGGTTGCGGCAGACTCCGCTATTTATGGTTTGGATGTTGGCAGAGAAATTAGTGTACGTGCAGCATCAAAACTTATGTCAAACACCCTCTTTGACAAACACGCAACGCCCCTTCTCACCCAAACAATCGTTGCAGGCGTAGATGATGAAGGCCCATCTTTGTATGTTCTAGACCCAATAGGCTCGGTGTTACCTGACGACTACGCGGTTGTCGGTTCAGGCACTGAAATCGCAATCGCCGTCATAGAAGAAGGCTACCATAAAGACATAAAACTTGCCGAAGCAAAAGCCCTCCTGACTCGAGCAATCAAGTCCGCCGTAAGCAGAGATGCCATGAGCGGCAACGGTGTGGACTTCATGATAGTAACCAAGACAGGCATGACCGAAGAAACCACCCCCTTCTAA
- a CDS encoding DUF1512 family protein: MSVTSPDDILGIIMNIVYIGFFAVFYFFSTKIRTLQSTFALSRSLKKLRAMRDKTKNEIISAMSTEKTNKESINKRVNNLMDQFIIKPSDIDPAGVTKRYEHVLDASDKSVKTEIKSIAPTASEQQIQNLQNLIETGQALNKMYRVVRNYYILGKKQGSQYQMVQIEMQLPSIMEEAEAYAAFTDAFREGKPIGDGIGPLATSKLMVEQEKFEVAQEVVAAKTAIDNRQVIVAKAKGPGGTVGKIGDAVQYLIEANGGNISLIIMVDAALKLEGEDSGSIAEGVGAAIGGPGIDQYKIEEIATKYKVPVYAIVVKESIKEVLAPMTSAITKAADNVVDVFRRVIQERTQKNDVVLIIGVGNTMGIAQ, translated from the coding sequence ATGTCGGTAACTTCACCTGACGATATACTTGGCATAATAATGAACATTGTTTACATAGGCTTCTTTGCGGTGTTCTATTTCTTTTCAACAAAGATTCGAACCCTTCAGAGCACTTTTGCCCTCTCTAGATCATTAAAAAAACTAAGAGCTATGCGCGATAAGACCAAAAATGAAATTATTTCAGCCATGTCCACGGAAAAAACCAACAAAGAATCAATCAACAAACGTGTTAACAATCTGATGGACCAGTTTATCATAAAACCCTCCGATATAGACCCAGCAGGCGTAACCAAAAGGTATGAACATGTACTTGACGCCTCTGATAAAAGTGTCAAAACTGAAATAAAATCGATTGCGCCAACAGCTAGTGAACAGCAAATACAAAATCTGCAAAACCTAATTGAAACTGGGCAAGCATTAAACAAAATGTACCGCGTAGTTCGAAACTACTATATCCTAGGCAAAAAGCAGGGTTCACAATACCAAATGGTTCAAATTGAAATGCAACTGCCCTCAATTATGGAAGAAGCCGAAGCATATGCTGCGTTTACCGATGCGTTTAGAGAGGGCAAACCAATCGGCGACGGAATAGGGCCATTGGCTACGTCAAAACTGATGGTTGAACAGGAAAAGTTTGAGGTAGCTCAAGAAGTTGTTGCAGCAAAAACAGCAATCGACAACAGGCAGGTTATTGTGGCGAAGGCTAAAGGTCCAGGCGGAACCGTTGGCAAGATAGGCGATGCAGTCCAGTATCTTATAGAAGCAAACGGCGGAAACATCTCCTTGATTATAATGGTTGATGCCGCTTTGAAACTTGAAGGCGAGGATTCTGGCAGCATCGCGGAGGGTGTCGGCGCTGCAATTGGTGGTCCTGGAATTGACCAATACAAAATAGAAGAAATCGCGACTAAATACAAGGTTCCTGTTTACGCAATTGTCGTTAAAGAATCAATAAAAGAAGTATTGGCGCCGATGACGTCCGCTATAACGAAAGCGGCTGACAATGTTGTCGACGTATTTAGGAGAGTCATACAGGAAAGAACCCAGAAAAACGATGTAGTGTTGATAATTGGTGTAGGCAACACTATGGGGATAGCACAGTAA
- a CDS encoding cobalt ABC transporter permease, producing MTKKRYFSLYEVCFLSLMAALVYVLKTFFKTPMSLPGHNAILWVIPFIVGIGLTKKFGAGTYIGVLSGMLIGSIGMADTGMLKMFEYIAMGATMDVLALVFKGHLGNVFVGIILGSFGSFDKLLVNWAITSALSMNANVLLAGIGIAGASHLIFGAAGGLISAIIVNRVQVLHFPNQQPTQKPPQR from the coding sequence ATGACAAAAAAACGTTATTTTTCGCTGTATGAGGTTTGTTTTCTGTCGCTGATGGCGGCTTTAGTGTATGTGCTTAAAACCTTCTTTAAAACGCCGATGAGTCTGCCCGGGCACAACGCGATTTTGTGGGTGATTCCGTTTATTGTCGGAATTGGGTTAACCAAAAAGTTTGGTGCAGGCACATACATCGGGGTCTTGTCGGGTATGCTTATTGGCTCCATCGGGATGGCGGATACAGGCATGCTCAAGATGTTTGAATACATCGCGATGGGCGCAACAATGGACGTGCTGGCGTTAGTTTTCAAGGGACATTTGGGGAACGTGTTTGTTGGGATTATTTTGGGGTCATTTGGCAGCTTTGACAAGTTGCTTGTCAACTGGGCCATCACCAGCGCCTTAAGCATGAACGCCAACGTTCTGCTGGCAGGTATCGGGATTGCGGGGGCTTCACACCTGATTTTTGGCGCTGCGGGCGGCTTAATTTCGGCAATTATCGTGAACAGGGTGCAGGTGCTGCATTTCCCAAACCAACAACCCACACAAAAACCCCCACAGAGATGA